TGCTCATCGCTGAAGCGGGTGCCTATTACAAAGCCCAGGGCAAGACCCTGTACGATGTACTGCAAGAGCTGTATGCACAGTTCGGATACTTCCTGGAGAGCCTGGAATCCCGCACGCTGAAGGGCAAGGATGGAGTGGCTCAGATTCAGGGGATTATGAATGACTGGCGGACCAGTCCGCCGCACGAAATCGCCGGTGCTTCCGTGACGCAGGTGCTGGACTATTCCCTGGGGCTTGACGGTCTGCCTAAAGAGAACGTGCTGAAATATCTGCTGTCGGACGGCTCCTGGTTCTGCCTGCGCCCTTCCGGCACAGAACCGAAGATCAAAGTGTATTTTGCCGTGGTAGGTGAATCTCTGGACAACGCCAAGCACAAGGTTGCGGAATTGACCAGTCAGGTTATGGCACGGGTAGACGGGAAATAATAAGCAATATATAACTTCCCTGCGGAAACGGAGCTGCTCCAGATGGACAGACCTCCGTTTCCGCTTAAATTTGCCGCTGGCAAGAGGGTCGGGGCGGCAGATGTGACGTACGGCAATCAGCTTTAAAGTGAAAGAGGAGGTACTTTGGTGCAGCAGAAATGGCAACGCTGGAATATAGCATCACGCAAGTGGTTATGGATCATTATGGTGATAGGGCTTATAGGTGCGCTTCCGGTCGTATACGACCGTCTACAGACTGAGAAGTCTTCCAAATCGGTTGAGTTTGTCTTTGATTACCGTGATCTGGTTGAGGTTGCGAGCTACCGGCAGAATCCGCAGGATTATATCAACGAGCAGCTGGACCGGCTGAAGGCAGCCGGTGTTCAGAGTATGGCTATCTATGAAAATACATTGGAGGATTTCCGCAAGGCGCGCCGCCTGATGATCTGGGGAGCGTCTGATATCGCCAATCTTACCGATACTGTGATTCCGGAGAATGAGAACTATACATATGTCCTCTTTACCAGTGCGAAGAACAGTGAAATGCTCTCACCGGTTATCCGCGATGCCTTCAGCAGACTGGACATCCGGACGGAAGAATGGAACTACCGCGGCCAGCAGGGGCTGATCATCCAGACGCCGCTGGAGGATGCAACGCTCAAGCCGCTGCAGCCGGACCCGATTACACTGGAAATGCTGCACGAGAAGGGCTTCAGCATTGTGCCCCGGCTTGTAGACTCGCTGGCATACAATCAGGATGCCGTGAAGAAGCTGCTGGACCGTTACGCCGAGCTTGGCGTCAAGCGGATTCTTTTTGAAGGAGAATCGGTTAAGGGGTACTCCGATGATGCGGATACGGGCAGTCTAACCACCTTCGCTGACCTCCTGAAGCAACACGGGATGGGAATTGCGGCAATCGAGAATATTAAGGTTCAACAGAAGGGCTTCTCCAAGCTGGCTTATATGCTGGATTACAACGTGACGCGCCTGTATTCCCTCAGCGAGGCGGATTCCAGCCTGAAGACTGAAGTGATTGCTGACCGGTTCGCACTGGGTACAAAAGACCGCAATATCCGCATGATTTATCTGAATACGATTCCCTCGAGAGATACCAAGAAGGCTGCCATCACAGATACGATGGATAACCTGATTGAGAGTCTTAGCGGACCTGAGGGTGCGGTGGCCAAAATTGAGGCGAACGGCTTCAACATTGGACAGGCTACAGCCTTTGATGTGAGCGATTCCTCCTTCCAGCGTTACTTCAAGCTGATTGCGGTAATCGGAGCGGTGGCTATGGTTGCGCTGCTGTTCTCCTACTTCATTCCTTGGCTTACTCTGCCTGTATGGGTGCTTGGACTGGTTGGAAGTGCAGGACTGCTGATTCTGAAGCCGACATTATTTGAACAGGCGCTTGCGCTCGCCGTAGCTATAAGTGCGCCAACCCTGGCCATAGTGCTGGCTATCCGCAAAATTAATGAGATGGGCCCGCCTTTACGCGCCAATCCGTTAACCTTTGCCGTGATGAGCCCGCGCCGCCGTCTGACGCATAGTCTCGTTCTGTATGTCAAAACTGCGTTAATCACAT
The sequence above is a segment of the Paenibacillus sp. FSL R7-0204 genome. Coding sequences within it:
- a CDS encoding DUF5693 family protein, which codes for MQQKWQRWNIASRKWLWIIMVIGLIGALPVVYDRLQTEKSSKSVEFVFDYRDLVEVASYRQNPQDYINEQLDRLKAAGVQSMAIYENTLEDFRKARRLMIWGASDIANLTDTVIPENENYTYVLFTSAKNSEMLSPVIRDAFSRLDIRTEEWNYRGQQGLIIQTPLEDATLKPLQPDPITLEMLHEKGFSIVPRLVDSLAYNQDAVKKLLDRYAELGVKRILFEGESVKGYSDDADTGSLTTFADLLKQHGMGIAAIENIKVQQKGFSKLAYMLDYNVTRLYSLSEADSSLKTEVIADRFALGTKDRNIRMIYLNTIPSRDTKKAAITDTMDNLIESLSGPEGAVAKIEANGFNIGQATAFDVSDSSFQRYFKLIAVIGAVAMVALLFSYFIPWLTLPVWVLGLVGSAGLLILKPTLFEQALALAVAISAPTLAIVLAIRKINEMGPPLRANPLTFAVMSPRRRLTHSLVLYVKTALITFSAVPFVIALLNNITYALVLEQFRGVSLLHLAPIGLTAIYVLLYRGEFAFNKTGKLLRTPITLAMVIAAGVIGIVGMYYLSRTGNAGSVSAPEKILRVFLENTVGVRPRNKEFLLAHPLFILGAFLAYKYRSAAFIMIIAVIGQLSMVDTFAHIHSPVLISLVRGLLGLGLGLIIGIIAVGVWQIAEGCWKRWSPLLKKL